In Ochrobactrum vermis, the following proteins share a genomic window:
- the hyi gene encoding hydroxypyruvate isomerase → MPRFAANLTMLFNEAPFMDRFALAAKAGFTGVEYLFPYEFNRHELKAALTKHNLAQVLHNLPAGNWAGGERGIAVLPDRVDEFRRGVADAIDYATTLNCSQVNCLSGIAPQGIDPDAMRATFVSNLRLAAKELGKHGIRLLIEPINHYDIPGFYLNTVEQAVSIIDEVGSNNLFIQYDLYHQQRTRGELVATYERYKPLIAHIQLADNPGRNEPGTGEINYPNVFEALKNAGYKGWIGCEYKPKTATEEGLGWFKNYEAERLTA, encoded by the coding sequence ATGCCGAGATTTGCAGCCAATCTCACAATGCTTTTCAACGAAGCGCCTTTCATGGATCGCTTTGCGCTGGCCGCAAAGGCTGGTTTCACCGGGGTGGAATATCTCTTCCCTTACGAGTTCAACCGGCATGAGCTGAAGGCAGCGCTGACCAAACATAACCTGGCGCAGGTCCTGCACAATCTGCCCGCAGGTAACTGGGCTGGCGGCGAGCGCGGCATTGCGGTTCTGCCGGATCGTGTCGATGAGTTCCGTCGCGGGGTGGCCGATGCCATCGATTACGCCACGACGCTGAACTGCTCGCAGGTCAACTGCCTTTCCGGCATTGCGCCACAGGGCATCGATCCAGACGCGATGCGCGCCACTTTCGTCAGCAATCTGCGTCTGGCCGCAAAGGAACTGGGCAAGCATGGCATTCGCCTGCTGATCGAACCAATCAATCATTATGACATTCCGGGCTTTTACCTCAACACGGTAGAGCAGGCGGTTTCGATCATTGATGAAGTAGGCAGCAACAACCTGTTCATCCAGTACGACCTCTATCATCAGCAGCGTACACGCGGCGAACTGGTTGCGACCTATGAGCGTTACAAGCCGCTGATTGCCCATATCCAGCTTGCCGACAATCCGGGCCGCAATGAGCCCGGTACCGGCGAGATTAACTATCCGAACGTGTTCGAAGCCCTGAAAAACGCCGGATACAAGGGCTGGATCGGCTGCGAATACAAGCCGAAGACCGCCACCGAGGAAGGGCTAGGCTGGTTCAAAAACTATGAAGCCGAACGGCTGACCGCATAA
- the ccoG gene encoding cytochrome c oxidase accessory protein CcoG — protein sequence MSDDVERIDVQAVNSPNIRQSLYAARVKIFPKRVQGEFRRFKWIVMLITLGIYYLTPWLRWDRGPYAPDQAVLIDLANRRFYFFFVEIWPQEFYYVAGLLIMAGLGLFLVTSVAGRAWCGYTCPQTVWVDLYLVVERAIEGDRNARMKLDKGPWTFDKIWKRVIKHSAWLLIGALTGGAWIFYFADAPKLLTDFVTGQAAPVAYFTVAILTATTYIFGGLMREQVCTYMCPWPRIQAAMLDENSLTVTYNDWRGEPRSRHSKKAIATGETVGDCVDCNACVAACPMGIDIRDGQQLECITCALCIDACNSVMDKIDKPRGLISYATLADYDFNMALATNNGTAPIDPARVYKAPNTFSDKVQNLSWKKVLRPRSIFYFIVWALIGLTLVISLSMRQRIGINVLHDRTPQYVLLSDGSIRNGYTVKLLNMIPTPRTFRLSIEGLPDATLTVQDEASDADGNYDIPVEPDRLKTLRVFVTMPHNAITDHRKDYEIEVRDANGAEHARYKATFMAPEGR from the coding sequence ATGTCAGACGATGTCGAGCGCATTGACGTTCAGGCAGTCAATTCCCCCAATATCCGCCAGTCGCTTTATGCGGCGCGGGTGAAGATTTTTCCGAAGCGCGTGCAGGGCGAGTTCCGGCGCTTCAAATGGATTGTCATGCTCATTACGCTGGGCATCTACTATCTGACGCCCTGGCTGCGCTGGGATCGCGGGCCCTATGCTCCCGATCAGGCAGTGCTGATCGATCTTGCCAACCGCCGCTTCTATTTCTTCTTCGTCGAAATCTGGCCGCAGGAATTCTACTACGTCGCAGGCCTTCTCATCATGGCAGGCCTCGGCCTGTTTCTCGTGACCTCTGTCGCGGGTCGCGCCTGGTGCGGCTACACCTGTCCGCAGACCGTCTGGGTCGATCTCTATCTGGTCGTCGAACGCGCCATCGAAGGGGACCGCAATGCGCGCATGAAGCTCGACAAGGGCCCATGGACGTTCGACAAGATCTGGAAGCGGGTGATAAAACATTCCGCGTGGCTTCTGATCGGCGCGCTGACCGGTGGCGCATGGATTTTCTATTTCGCCGACGCGCCGAAGCTGCTTACGGATTTTGTGACAGGTCAGGCCGCACCTGTCGCCTATTTCACCGTCGCCATCCTCACCGCCACCACCTATATATTCGGCGGACTGATGCGCGAGCAGGTCTGCACCTATATGTGCCCTTGGCCGCGCATCCAGGCCGCTATGCTGGATGAGAATTCCCTGACCGTCACCTATAATGACTGGCGTGGCGAACCGCGTTCACGCCATTCAAAGAAAGCCATTGCTACCGGCGAAACCGTGGGCGATTGCGTGGATTGCAATGCCTGTGTCGCCGCCTGCCCGATGGGGATCGACATTCGCGACGGCCAGCAACTGGAATGCATCACCTGTGCGCTGTGCATAGACGCCTGCAATTCCGTGATGGACAAGATCGACAAACCGCGTGGTCTCATCTCCTATGCGACACTGGCCGATTACGACTTCAACATGGCGCTAGCGACCAATAACGGTACGGCTCCCATCGACCCCGCACGTGTTTACAAAGCGCCGAACACTTTCTCGGACAAGGTGCAGAACCTGTCTTGGAAGAAAGTTCTGCGTCCACGCAGCATCTTCTATTTCATCGTCTGGGCGCTGATCGGACTCACACTGGTGATCTCGCTCTCCATGCGTCAGCGCATTGGCATCAATGTGCTGCACGACCGCACCCCGCAATATGTGCTTCTGTCGGACGGCTCGATCCGCAACGGTTATACGGTCAAGTTGCTCAACATGATCCCGACGCCGCGCACCTTCCGTCTTTCCATCGAGGGCCTGCCCGACGCGACACTGACCGTTCAGGATGAAGCGTCGGATGCAGACGGCAATTATGATATACCGGTGGAACCCGACCGTCTGAAGACGTTGCGTGTCTTCGTCACCATGCCGCATAATGCGATCACCGATCATCGCAAGGACTATGAGATCGAGGTGCGTGACGCAAACGGCGCGGAACACGCCCGCTACAAGGCAACTTTCATGGCACCGGAGGGCAGATAA
- a CDS encoding FixH family protein yields MSIKSKTSGTFTGWHMLGIMLAFFGVIIAVNLTMAYNAIHSWSGLVVKNTYVASQEFNDKAQTGKEQAALNWQSKPAFENGVFTWKLTDHEGKAVIMTGGTVEFKRPVGDEHDTKVTLTTRETGTLTAPLELGEGAWIMEVNADASKDYGLEDPYRHIIRVLVKDGRIL; encoded by the coding sequence ATGTCGATCAAGTCGAAAACCTCGGGCACTTTTACCGGCTGGCATATGCTGGGCATCATGCTCGCCTTCTTCGGTGTCATTATCGCCGTCAACCTGACCATGGCCTATAACGCTATCCATAGCTGGAGCGGGCTGGTGGTGAAGAACACCTATGTCGCCAGTCAGGAGTTCAACGACAAAGCCCAGACCGGCAAGGAGCAGGCCGCGCTGAACTGGCAGTCGAAGCCTGCTTTTGAAAACGGCGTTTTCACCTGGAAGCTGACTGATCATGAAGGCAAGGCCGTCATCATGACGGGCGGCACGGTGGAATTCAAACGCCCTGTCGGTGACGAACACGACACCAAGGTCACGCTCACCACCCGCGAAACCGGCACACTGACTGCCCCGCTTGAACTTGGCGAAGGTGCCTGGATCATGGAAGTGAATGCCGATGCCAGTAAAGACTATGGTCTTGAAGACCCCTATCGCCATATCATTCGCGTTCTGGTGAAGGACGGTAGAATACTATGA
- a CDS encoding IclR family transcriptional regulator, producing MEQAKAKRGRKAAENAAPSSVQVLDRSLKLLALIAANDGSTLTDLADESGMAPSTVHRLLSSLANHGMVSHDAESGDWTIGVKAFEIGNAFRRFRKLGTLARPYLKQLMEASGETANIGVEDSGDVVFISQIESHAPMRAFFRPGRRGPIHASGIGKAVLSTWSDKEIAHTLSGRTLEHFTQRTLDSLPALLKDIQATRTRGWSIDDEEHTLGMCCIAAPIFNEYGEAIAGISVSGPAVRLPKKKLEEFGPLIRSTADELTRAMGGKRPEEL from the coding sequence ATGGAACAGGCAAAAGCGAAGCGCGGCCGCAAGGCAGCGGAAAATGCCGCGCCCTCGTCTGTGCAGGTTCTGGACCGAAGCCTGAAGCTGCTGGCATTGATTGCCGCGAATGACGGCTCGACATTGACCGACCTTGCCGACGAGAGCGGCATGGCGCCCTCAACCGTGCACCGCCTTCTGTCATCGCTCGCCAATCACGGCATGGTTTCGCATGATGCGGAAAGCGGCGACTGGACCATCGGCGTCAAGGCTTTCGAAATCGGCAATGCCTTTCGCCGCTTCCGCAAGCTTGGCACATTGGCGCGGCCTTATCTCAAGCAATTGATGGAAGCCAGTGGGGAAACCGCCAATATCGGTGTCGAGGACAGCGGCGATGTCGTCTTCATCTCGCAGATCGAAAGCCACGCGCCGATGCGCGCGTTTTTCAGACCAGGACGCCGCGGACCAATCCACGCGTCCGGCATCGGCAAGGCTGTTCTGTCCACCTGGTCGGACAAGGAAATCGCACACACCCTTTCAGGCAGAACGCTGGAACATTTCACGCAGCGCACGCTCGACAGCCTGCCTGCCCTATTGAAAGATATTCAGGCGACCCGCACACGCGGCTGGTCAATTGACGATGAGGAACATACGCTCGGCATGTGCTGCATCGCTGCTCCCATCTTCAATGAATATGGCGAAGCGATTGCCGGTATTTCCGTTTCCGGGCCCGCAGTGCGTTTGCCAAAAAAGAAGCTCGAGGAATTCGGACCGCTGATCCGCTCCACCGCCGATGAGCTGACCCGCGCCATGGGCGGCAAGCGGCCGGAAGAGCTTTAA
- the gcl gene encoding glyoxylate carboligase, with amino-acid sequence MARMRAVDAAVLVLEREGVNCAFGVPGAAINPFYSAMKARGSIRHILARHVEGASHMAEGYTRAEHGNIGLCIGTSGPAGTDMITGLYSASADSIPILCITGQAPRARLDKEDFQAVDIAKIAAPVTKWAVTVMEPALVPFVFQKAFHIMKSGRPGPVLIDLPIDVQLAEIEFDIDTYQPMEAYKPAATRAQAEKALAMLNAAERPLIVAGGGIINADASDLLVEFAEITGIPVIPTLMGWGVIPDDHHLMAGMCGLQTSHRYGNANLLASDVVIGIGNRWANRHTGNVDTYKKDRKFIHIDIEPTQIGRVFAPDFGIVSDAGKALKLLLDIATEWKSAGKLRDWSGWASECQERKRTMLRKTHFDQTPLKPQRVYEEMNKAFGRDTCYVTTIGLSQIAGAQFLHVYRPRNWINCGQAGPLGWTLPAALGVRAADPDRPIVALSGDYDFQFMIEELAVGAQHKLPYIHVVVNNSYLGLIRQAQRGFNMDFEVSLAFDNINADGDAEKGYGVDHVAVAEGLGCKAIRVRSPNQFAESFEQAKALMAEHQVPVVLEFILERVTNISMGVDIDQVVEFEELAERGEDAPTAIAALLD; translated from the coding sequence ATGGCCAGAATGCGTGCAGTCGATGCAGCCGTGCTTGTGCTGGAAAGAGAAGGGGTCAATTGTGCTTTCGGCGTGCCGGGTGCAGCGATCAATCCATTTTACTCGGCGATGAAAGCGCGCGGCTCGATCCGCCACATATTGGCGCGTCACGTCGAGGGTGCTTCGCATATGGCCGAAGGTTATACCCGTGCAGAACATGGCAATATTGGCCTGTGCATCGGTACTTCCGGCCCGGCGGGCACGGATATGATTACGGGTCTTTATTCGGCTTCCGCCGACTCGATCCCGATCCTCTGCATCACCGGTCAGGCCCCACGTGCGCGTCTCGACAAGGAAGATTTTCAGGCCGTCGATATCGCTAAGATCGCAGCGCCTGTCACCAAATGGGCAGTCACGGTCATGGAACCGGCACTGGTACCATTTGTTTTCCAGAAGGCATTCCACATCATGAAGTCGGGCCGCCCCGGTCCGGTTCTGATCGATCTGCCGATTGACGTCCAGCTTGCCGAAATCGAATTCGACATCGACACTTACCAGCCGATGGAGGCCTATAAGCCTGCCGCAACGCGGGCGCAGGCCGAAAAGGCGCTCGCCATGTTGAACGCGGCGGAACGTCCGCTGATCGTTGCTGGCGGTGGCATCATCAATGCCGATGCTTCCGATCTTCTGGTCGAATTTGCCGAGATCACGGGTATTCCGGTTATTCCGACCCTGATGGGCTGGGGTGTCATTCCTGACGATCATCACCTGATGGCGGGCATGTGCGGTCTTCAGACTTCGCACCGTTATGGCAATGCCAATCTGCTTGCCTCCGATGTCGTTATCGGTATCGGCAACCGCTGGGCCAACCGTCATACGGGTAACGTCGATACCTACAAGAAAGACCGCAAGTTCATCCACATCGACATCGAGCCGACGCAGATCGGTCGTGTCTTTGCGCCGGACTTCGGTATCGTTTCAGATGCAGGCAAGGCGCTGAAGCTGCTGCTCGACATCGCGACCGAATGGAAGTCTGCTGGCAAGCTGCGCGACTGGTCAGGCTGGGCCAGCGAATGCCAGGAGCGCAAGCGCACCATGCTGCGCAAGACGCATTTCGACCAGACGCCGCTCAAGCCGCAGCGGGTCTATGAGGAGATGAACAAGGCGTTCGGTCGTGATACCTGCTACGTGACGACCATCGGCCTCAGCCAGATCGCGGGCGCGCAGTTCCTGCATGTCTATCGTCCGCGCAACTGGATCAATTGCGGTCAGGCCGGTCCGCTCGGCTGGACGCTGCCTGCGGCGCTCGGTGTCCGTGCTGCCGATCCTGATCGGCCGATTGTTGCACTTTCAGGTGACTATGATTTCCAGTTCATGATCGAGGAACTGGCGGTCGGCGCACAGCACAAGCTGCCCTACATTCATGTAGTCGTGAACAATTCCTATCTCGGCCTCATCCGGCAGGCACAGCGCGGCTTCAACATGGATTTCGAGGTGAGCCTCGCCTTCGATAACATCAATGCCGACGGTGACGCGGAAAAGGGTTACGGCGTCGATCACGTGGCGGTTGCCGAAGGGCTCGGCTGCAAGGCGATCCGGGTGCGCAGCCCCAACCAGTTTGCCGAAAGTTTTGAACAGGCAAAAGCGCTCATGGCAGAGCATCAGGTGCCGGTGGTTCTGGAATTCATTCTGGAACGCGTTACCAATATCTCCATGGGTGTCGACATCGATCAGGTTGTCGAATTCGAGGAACTGGCCGAACGTGGCGAAGATGCACCGACCGCTATCGCAGCACTTTTGGATTAA
- a CDS encoding glycerate kinase type-2 family protein, translating to MTAIADPKKFLTSLFDAAVAAADPELVIRANLPAKPKGRTIVIGAGKGSAQMAAAFERAWEAPLEGVVVTRYGYGAPCERIEIIEAAHPVPDAAGLQASKRMFDAVSNLTEDDLVVALVSGGGSALLPSPPEGLTLEDEIAVNKILLASGAPISAMNAVRKHLSTIKGGRLAAAAHPAKVFSLVVSDIPGDNPAFVASGPTVPDETNRDEALKIIERYRLELPQAVLAHIKSEAAHAPKPGDKVFAGNEVRVIASAAVSLEAAVKEAARHGVEAVILSDAMEGEAREVAHVHAAIAREVADRDRPFKKPVVILSGGETTVTIRGKGGKGGRNSEFLLSFALDIDGYENIHALAADTDGIDGSEDNAGAFADGSTVSRLQKAGEDGAARLNANDAWTAFDAIGDLFVPGPTGTNVNDLRAILIVA from the coding sequence ATGACTGCCATCGCCGATCCGAAGAAGTTTCTGACCAGCCTTTTCGATGCCGCTGTTGCGGCTGCCGATCCTGAACTGGTGATCCGCGCCAATCTTCCAGCCAAACCGAAGGGGCGCACGATTGTCATCGGTGCGGGCAAGGGCTCGGCGCAGATGGCGGCGGCTTTTGAGCGGGCATGGGAAGCTCCTCTGGAGGGCGTGGTGGTCACCCGCTATGGCTATGGCGCGCCCTGCGAACGCATCGAGATCATCGAGGCTGCACACCCAGTTCCCGATGCAGCAGGGCTTCAAGCCTCGAAGCGGATGTTCGATGCCGTATCGAACCTGACAGAAGACGACCTCGTGGTGGCACTTGTTTCCGGTGGTGGCTCCGCCTTGTTGCCGTCGCCGCCGGAAGGGCTGACGCTTGAGGATGAAATCGCCGTCAACAAAATCCTGCTCGCTTCCGGTGCGCCGATTTCGGCAATGAATGCGGTCCGCAAACACCTGTCGACGATCAAGGGCGGCAGGCTTGCCGCAGCCGCACATCCGGCAAAAGTGTTCTCGCTGGTCGTCTCGGATATTCCGGGCGACAATCCGGCCTTTGTGGCCTCCGGCCCGACTGTGCCGGACGAGACAAATCGCGACGAGGCGTTGAAAATCATCGAACGCTATCGGCTGGAATTACCACAGGCGGTACTTGCCCACATCAAGAGCGAAGCTGCCCACGCACCGAAGCCGGGCGACAAGGTTTTCGCAGGCAATGAAGTGCGCGTCATCGCCTCGGCTGCCGTTTCGCTGGAAGCGGCAGTGAAGGAAGCCGCGCGCCACGGCGTCGAAGCGGTGATCCTGTCCGATGCGATGGAAGGCGAGGCGCGGGAAGTGGCGCATGTTCATGCGGCGATTGCCCGCGAAGTGGCTGACCGCGACCGCCCGTTCAAGAAGCCGGTGGTCATTCTGTCAGGCGGTGAAACGACAGTCACCATTCGCGGTAAGGGCGGTAAAGGCGGGCGCAACAGCGAGTTCCTGCTGTCTTTCGCTCTCGACATTGATGGTTATGAAAATATCCATGCGCTTGCCGCTGACACGGATGGCATCGACGGTTCGGAAGACAATGCGGGAGCCTTTGCCGATGGTTCCACAGTTTCACGCTTGCAAAAGGCGGGCGAGGATGGCGCGGCGCGGCTCAATGCCAATGATGCATGGACGGCATTCGACGCCATCGGCGATCTGTTCGTACCGGGGCCAACCGGCACGAATGTCAATGATCTGCGGGCTATTTTGATAGTGGCTTAG
- the glxR gene encoding 2-hydroxy-3-oxopropionate reductase: protein MAKIGFIGLGIMGKPMARHLQDAGHELFTSKHIVPTHKELLDNGMQILDTPKDVAAHCDTTILMLPDTPQVAEVLFGENGAAEGLGKGKTLIDMSSISPIETKEFAKKVRATGAEYIDAPVSGGEVGAKNASLSIMAGGAQATFDQALPLLKLMGKNITLVGDCGDGQTTKVANQIIVALNIEAVAEALVFASKAGADPAKVREALMGGFASSRILEVHGERMIKRTFDPGFRISLHQKDLNLALQGAKALGVSLPNTATAQELFNSCAAHGDDGLDHSGLVRALERMANHDVA from the coding sequence ATGGCCAAGATCGGCTTCATCGGACTGGGGATCATGGGCAAGCCAATGGCGCGGCATCTGCAGGATGCGGGTCATGAGCTTTTCACGTCGAAGCATATTGTGCCGACGCACAAGGAACTGCTCGACAACGGCATGCAGATTCTCGATACCCCGAAGGATGTGGCAGCGCATTGCGACACCACCATCCTTATGCTGCCGGATACGCCACAGGTAGCTGAAGTTCTCTTTGGCGAGAACGGAGCGGCAGAAGGTCTCGGCAAGGGCAAGACGCTTATCGACATGAGCTCGATCTCGCCCATCGAGACGAAAGAGTTCGCTAAGAAGGTGCGGGCGACGGGTGCGGAATATATCGATGCGCCGGTTTCCGGCGGTGAGGTCGGCGCGAAGAACGCAAGCCTATCGATCATGGCTGGTGGAGCACAGGCAACTTTCGATCAGGCGCTGCCGCTCCTGAAGCTGATGGGCAAGAACATCACGCTCGTCGGTGATTGCGGCGATGGCCAGACCACCAAGGTCGCAAATCAGATCATCGTCGCGCTTAACATCGAAGCTGTCGCCGAAGCGCTGGTTTTTGCTTCCAAGGCAGGCGCAGACCCGGCAAAGGTACGCGAAGCCCTGATGGGGGGCTTTGCATCGTCCCGCATTCTCGAAGTGCACGGCGAACGCATGATCAAGCGCACTTTCGACCCGGGCTTCCGCATTTCGCTGCACCAGAAGGATTTGAACCTTGCGCTGCAGGGCGCAAAGGCGCTCGGTGTTTCGCTGCCGAACACGGCCACGGCTCAGGAACTGTTCAATTCCTGTGCGGCTCATGGCGACGATGGTCTCGACCATTCGGGTCTGGTGCGCGCTCTGGAGCGGATGGCGAACCACGACGTCGCCTGA
- a CDS encoding cation-translocating P-type ATPase, translating into MSCCVENAQIATVVQAVSADEMQIASRALGDGFRQLDLSVPGVHCGLCIKNIEETLGKIAGVAYVRVNLTARRVTVRWKDGETPPDVVDPLRRLGYEAHIFDMAQDKDPTFTRLLIALGVAAFASSNVMLLSVAVWSGADAATRDMFHWISGLIALPTLIYSGRIFYVSAWNALRAGRVNMDVPIALAITLAFGMSVYETLHHGQHAYFDASVTLLFFLLIGRTLDYMMRARARSAVRGLAQLGSRGAVVIGENDERNYLPVNEIRPGMRIILAAGERVPVDAKVEEGRSELDCAIASGESDAVPVGPGSDIRAGTLNLSTPLIIRATAEAKDSFLAEMVRLMDVAEGGRAYYRRLADRASELYVPMVHTIAFAAFVGWMIYTGGDWYRSIYIAICTLIITCPCALALAVPIVQVVAARRLFENGIMIKDGSAMERMAEVDTAIFDKTGTLTLGQPRLINVDAIDPHNLEIAAELSLYSRHPLSRALALFSGAKPMTAFTRIEEVPGAGIEAELNGSIYRLGKRDWADNSAAIPHADGPETCLSIDGKLVEAFRFEDQPREDAAGAIATLKRNGLKLSIISGDRLPAVQKLAGYLGIDNFQAEVLPADKSELVQKLSAEGRKVLMVGDGLNDAPALVAAHVSMAPATAADIGRNAADFVFLRESLSAVPLAFAVSKEAGRLISQNFALSIGYNIIAVPIAIFGFVTPLVAALSMSLSSIVVVSNALRLRAGKQKQQTQKTIAPVAVIKEAHK; encoded by the coding sequence ATGAGCTGCTGCGTCGAGAATGCTCAGATAGCAACCGTTGTTCAGGCCGTTTCGGCGGATGAAATGCAGATCGCAAGCCGTGCGCTCGGTGACGGCTTTCGGCAGCTCGACCTGTCGGTTCCCGGTGTTCATTGCGGCCTGTGCATCAAGAATATCGAGGAGACGCTCGGCAAGATCGCCGGCGTTGCCTATGTCCGCGTCAACTTGACGGCACGCCGCGTGACCGTGCGCTGGAAAGACGGCGAGACACCGCCCGATGTGGTCGATCCGTTGCGCAGGCTCGGTTACGAAGCGCATATCTTCGACATGGCGCAGGACAAAGACCCTACCTTCACGCGCCTTCTGATCGCGCTTGGCGTCGCTGCCTTCGCTTCCAGTAATGTGATGCTTCTGTCCGTTGCCGTATGGTCGGGCGCCGACGCCGCAACACGCGATATGTTTCACTGGATTTCCGGCCTTATCGCCCTGCCTACGCTGATCTATTCAGGCCGGATTTTCTATGTTTCCGCGTGGAATGCGCTGCGCGCAGGGCGCGTGAACATGGATGTGCCGATCGCGCTCGCTATCACGCTTGCCTTCGGCATGAGCGTTTATGAAACCCTGCATCATGGCCAGCACGCTTATTTCGATGCCTCGGTAACATTGCTGTTCTTCCTGCTGATCGGCCGCACGCTCGATTATATGATGCGGGCGCGGGCACGTTCTGCGGTGCGCGGTCTGGCGCAGCTCGGCAGCCGTGGCGCCGTGGTGATCGGTGAGAATGACGAACGTAACTACCTGCCGGTCAACGAAATCCGCCCCGGCATGCGCATCATTCTTGCGGCGGGCGAACGGGTGCCTGTCGATGCCAAGGTAGAAGAAGGCCGCTCGGAACTCGACTGCGCCATTGCATCGGGTGAAAGCGATGCGGTCCCGGTTGGCCCCGGATCGGATATTCGCGCCGGCACGCTCAATCTATCCACACCGCTCATCATCCGGGCGACGGCGGAAGCCAAGGATTCCTTCCTTGCCGAAATGGTGCGGCTGATGGATGTCGCCGAAGGCGGGCGCGCCTATTACCGTCGTCTTGCCGATCGCGCATCCGAACTCTACGTGCCGATGGTTCACACCATTGCCTTTGCGGCATTTGTCGGCTGGATGATCTACACCGGCGGCGACTGGTATCGTTCAATCTATATCGCGATCTGTACCCTCATCATCACCTGCCCTTGCGCGCTGGCGCTGGCGGTACCAATCGTTCAGGTGGTTGCGGCCCGCCGCCTGTTTGAAAACGGCATCATGATCAAGGACGGCTCCGCCATGGAGCGGATGGCCGAGGTCGATACCGCCATTTTCGACAAGACTGGCACTTTGACCCTCGGTCAGCCACGCCTGATCAATGTCGACGCCATCGATCCCCACAATCTGGAAATCGCCGCCGAGCTGTCGCTTTATTCGCGTCATCCTCTGTCGCGGGCGCTTGCGCTGTTCTCGGGTGCAAAACCGATGACCGCCTTTACCCGTATCGAGGAAGTGCCGGGAGCAGGCATCGAAGCGGAACTGAACGGCTCCATCTATCGACTTGGCAAGCGCGACTGGGCAGACAATAGCGCCGCCATACCTCACGCCGATGGTCCCGAAACCTGCCTTTCCATCGATGGAAAACTGGTTGAGGCCTTCCGCTTCGAAGACCAGCCGCGTGAAGACGCTGCCGGAGCGATCGCCACACTGAAGCGCAATGGGCTGAAGCTTAGTATCATTTCGGGTGACAGGTTGCCTGCCGTGCAGAAGCTTGCGGGTTATCTCGGCATCGATAATTTCCAGGCGGAGGTATTGCCCGCCGACAAGTCGGAACTGGTGCAGAAACTGTCGGCCGAAGGTCGCAAGGTCCTGATGGTCGGCGATGGATTGAACGATGCTCCGGCCCTCGTCGCCGCCCATGTTTCCATGGCCCCGGCGACCGCTGCCGATATTGGCCGCAATGCCGCCGATTTCGTCTTCCTGCGCGAAAGCCTGTCGGCGGTGCCGCTTGCCTTTGCGGTCTCGAAGGAAGCGGGCCGGTTGATCAGCCAGAATTTTGCGCTTTCCATCGGCTATAATATCATAGCGGTGCCGATAGCGATTTTCGGCTTTGTCACCCCGCTGGTGGCTGCACTTTCAATGTCGCTGTCTTCCATCGTGGTCGTCAGCAACGCCTTGCGGTTGCGGGCCGGAAAACAAAAGCAGCAGACGCAAAAGACAATCGCGCCTGTTGCCGTCATCAAGGAAGCGCACAAATGA
- the ccoS gene encoding cbb3-type cytochrome oxidase assembly protein CcoS, whose product MSGLLFLIPIALFLGLLGLVAFLWSLKNGQYDDLDGAANRILLDDETKPLSK is encoded by the coding sequence ATGAGCGGACTTCTCTTTCTCATTCCCATCGCGCTGTTTCTAGGCCTGCTCGGCCTTGTCGCCTTTCTCTGGTCGTTGAAAAACGGCCAGTATGACGATCTGGATGGAGCCGCCAATCGCATCCTGCTCGACGACGAAACTAAGCCACTATCAAAATAG